A window of Streptomyces broussonetiae genomic DNA:
ACGACGTGCAGATGGAGCTGTCCGAGCGGCCGCTGGGTGTCTTCTCCCGCCAGATCGTGCTGGCCGACACCCTCGACACCGAGCACATCACGGCCGACTACGACGCCGGGGTGCTCACCCTGCGCATCCCGATCGCCGAGCGTGCCAAGCCCCGCAAGATCTCCATCGGCGTCGGATCCGGCCGCAAGGAGATCTCCGGCTGATCGGCAGGTGACAGGGGCCGATCAGCAGCGGAGGGCGGGCATCTCCCCCTCACCCGCCCTCCGCACCCACCGGAGCACAGAAGCCGAAGAAGGGCGGCGGCGGACGTGACCCTGCGAATCGAAGCGTTCCTCGGCCAAGTCAAGGAACGCGGCGAGTACGAAAGTGATCAGGAAGCAGAACGCGCGGCCCGCGTGGTCCTCGCCCTGCTCGGCGCACACCTGGTCGGCGAGGTACGCGCCCAGTTGGCGGCGCGCCTGCCGGAGGCCTTCGCCCTGATCCTGCTCAATCCGCTGCAAAGCGCCGAACCGCTGCCGCCGGAGCGGTTCGTGCGGGCGACGGCGGCCTGGATCGAGGGGGCCACCGAGCAGACCGCGGCCTGGGACGTCAGTGCCGTCCTCAGCACGGTCGCCGACGCTGCCGGTGACTACCTCCTC
This region includes:
- a CDS encoding DUF2267 domain-containing protein — protein: MTLRIEAFLGQVKERGEYESDQEAERAARVVLALLGAHLVGEVRAQLAARLPEAFALILLNPLQSAEPLPPERFVRATAAWIEGATEQTAAWDVSAVLSTVADAAGDYLLTQILLQLPAGYDLLFGRPQPT